ATTAAAAACCCATTCTTTTTACTTGAATTcatgaaacaagaagaaatAAAAGATCCATTGACAGGGTCAGTCAATAGAAGTTGCGAGTGTTTCATATATGGTAGGAAATTTGTGGTGCTCTAGAGTGGATCAAAATTTACAACATTCATGTACTTTCTTTCTTCTAGAGAAAGGCCAGGGCAATATTTTTTGTAAATGTCTAATGATGTAGTTCTCATTAATTGCTTTATTTTGTCTCCCTGCCTTTTTTGGCCTCCAACTTTTGGTTTTTGTGGAAAAATAGGCAAATAGTGCTTTTTGGCTGATGATAGATGAGTATGAAAACTCCTTTCGACTGGTTACGTGTGAACTGTGAAAACATAGTCCAATTCATAGGTCAATGACCACATGCAATAAATTTTTGCTACCTCTATCTCATTCATAAAAGATTTATTCATTGCACTTGAAAGTTGAAAATGATTACAAACCCACTCTAATCCAACATTTGAAGATTGCTGTTGAAATCTTATGGGCCGATTAGAAGTTGGGTAATTTACCACCTACTCTAATCTAACGTTGAAGATTGCAGTTGAAATCTTATGGGTCGAAGTTTGGTAGTTTACCAAATTTTAAGAATTGCCCAATTGAGTTTGTTATTTTTCTCCTACAATGAATTAGGCCACCCCCCATCCCACATGGAGGCTTTGGTGCTTGTCATGATGGCAATTCTCTTTCCACTTGCATAATTCAAGAACTGTGAGTGCATATAGAATCTTCCaggttgaaaaacaaaaaaagaattaattgaatttttcagTGATACAAAGTTCTAAACTGAACCATGTCTTTGTCTACCCCTCTTTCTACATCCCAAAAATCAGCTaaactaattttataaaaataaaaattcaactaaattatgaattttgattCAACTCCGGGAAGGATCGTCCTAATTCAGCGAGATCTCCGGTTCCGGCATCCAGAGGAACCGAGGCTTCTTCGTCGGAAGAGGACTTTCCACCTCCTCGTCACCGGGGAAGAAGAGCTTCGGTGACAAAGCCGGCGAGGCCGGGATGTTCAGGTCGAAGTTTCGGTGGCTATGGCTAACTGTATGGGTCGAACCTACTCCCTCCGACGACGTCAACGTCATCCCGCTGTAGCTCTGGTGATTCGCGGCGGCGCTAGCACCGCCATCGTAGTGGCGGCGCTTGTGGCCACCCAAGGCCTGGCCAGTGGGGAACGACTTGTGACAAACATTACATACATGAGCTCTTCCACTGGAGTTAGTCGTGGTGTTGGACGTGGTGCCGGAGAGCGACGTGGACTGGTCGTCGGCGGTTGTGAGTTTCCGGTGACTAGTCTTGTGACCACCCAGAGCCTGGTAAGAGGAAAAAACCTTATCGCAAAGGGGGCACTTGTAGACGGACTTGGGGGCGGTGACAGGCTCCGGCAAGGAACGAGGTCCGCCGCCGCGGGCGAGCATGATGAGACAGAGAGCAAGATACTC
This genomic window from Benincasa hispida cultivar B227 chromosome 4, ASM972705v1, whole genome shotgun sequence contains:
- the LOC120076397 gene encoding zinc finger protein ZAT10-like, yielding MALQALNSPTMAAPPPFHFDDVSFLQPLKPWAKRKRSRRPSLDDSPSEEEYLALCLIMLARGGGPRSLPEPVTAPKSVYKCPLCDKVFSSYQALGGHKTSHRKLTTADDQSTSLSGTTSNTTTNSSGRAHVCNVCHKSFPTGQALGGHKRRHYDGGASAAANHQSYSGMTLTSSEGVGSTHTVSHSHRNFDLNIPASPALSPKLFFPGDEEVESPLPTKKPRFLWMPEPEISLN